A part of Bufo bufo chromosome 7, aBufBuf1.1, whole genome shotgun sequence genomic DNA contains:
- the LOC121007541 gene encoding sulfotransferase 1 family member D1-like has protein sequence MVVRPPLGDVCGMPIVGTFAENWANVQKFQAGEGDVLIDTYPKSGTTWISEIVDLILQNGDKKKAQRGAIFERVPFLEFAVPEIPTGTELLNAIKPPRVIKSHLSVQTLPNSFWEKNCKVIYVARNIKDVLVSYYHFVRMAPMFPEPETFEEFLQSFIEGKVAYGSWSDHVKDWWKIRQERDILYLFYEDMLAEPKREIRKVMKFLRKDLPEDVLEKIYQSTTFKAMKENSMANYSTMPSHVMDLTISPFMRKGISGDWKSHLTVAQNELLDEYYKKEMSDTDLTFHF, from the exons ATGGTTGTCCGCCCCCCGCTGGGAGATGTGTGTGGGATGCCCATTGTGGGAACCTTTGCAGAAAACTGGGCGAACGTGCAGAAGTTCCAGGCTGGAGAAGGAGACGTGCTGATAGACACCTACCCCAAATCTG GTACCACCTGGATCAGTGAGATTGTAGACTTAATTCTACAGAATGGAGATAAAAAGAAAGCCCAGCGCGGAGCCATTTTCGAGCGGGTGCCCTTTCTGGAGTTTGCAGTGCCTGAAATACCAACAG ggACTGAATTGCTTAATGCAATAAAGCCTCCACGAGTGATCAAATCTCATTTATCCGTGCAAACCCTGCCGAACAGCTTCTGGGAAAAGAACTGCAAG GTCATCTATGTGGCCCGAAATATTAAGGATGTGTTAGTGTCGTATTATCACTTCGTCCGCATGGCCCCTATGTTCCCAGAGCCTGAAACTTTTGAAGAGTTTCTACAAAGCTTCATAGAGGGAAAAG TTGCTTATGGATCATGGAGCGATCACGTCAAGGACTGGTGGAAGATAAGGCAGGAGAGAGACATCCTCTACCTCTTCTATGAGGACATGTTAGCG GAACCAAAACGTGAGATcagaaaagtgatgaagttcttgAGGAAGGATTTACCTGAAGATGTTCTGGAGAAGATTTACCAGTCCACCACCTTCAAGGCCATGAAAGAGAACAGCATGGCCAACTACAGCACCATGCCTTCCCACGTCATGGACTTAACCATCTCACCCTTCATGAGGAAAG GGATCAGCGGAGACTGGAAGAGCCATCTCACTGTGGCTCAAAATGAACTACTTGATGAATACTACAAGAAGGAGATGTCTGACACCGATCTGACCTTCCACTTCTAA